One genomic window of uncultured delta proteobacterium includes the following:
- a CDS encoding conserved exported hypothetical protein (Evidence 4 : Homologs of previously reported genes of unknown function), with product MLKSCLFFWRIAFLLAAILALQLSMKSARAADDMNKYPHIKACDTIQMLMEHPAFKGFGQHLLTRDGDSSNQSLPINRIHSLLPYHGFVDVNTVLAGLNHMVDDVSAGKTIFYNFYSEQQKQSDPTKASTGLFFFRGESGAPFAVICPGGGFSYVGSVHEGFPYAMELSKKGFNAFVLRYRVGQGGNIATNDLAASLSYILANAEALGVSTENYSLWGSSAGARMVAYIGSHGAAGFGDGNLPDPSTIVMAYTGHSAFSKSDPPTFVTVSANDRIVNIATVEKRVQAMREAGIEVEYLKFRNAGHGFGLGVGTDAEGWFEQAIRFWGKHIH from the coding sequence ATGCTGAAATCGTGTCTGTTTTTCTGGCGGATTGCCTTCTTGTTGGCAGCCATACTGGCGCTCCAACTCTCAATGAAATCGGCGCGGGCAGCGGATGACATGAATAAATACCCCCATATAAAAGCCTGTGACACCATCCAGATGCTCATGGAGCATCCGGCATTCAAGGGTTTCGGCCAACATCTGCTGACGCGGGATGGTGACTCTTCCAACCAGAGCCTGCCTATAAACCGTATTCATTCCTTATTGCCTTATCATGGTTTTGTGGATGTAAACACAGTTCTGGCCGGACTCAATCATATGGTTGACGATGTCTCCGCAGGAAAAACAATCTTCTATAATTTCTATTCGGAGCAGCAAAAGCAATCCGACCCGACAAAGGCATCAACCGGGCTGTTTTTCTTCCGTGGCGAGTCTGGTGCGCCTTTTGCCGTGATCTGCCCCGGCGGCGGGTTCTCTTATGTGGGTTCTGTCCACGAAGGTTTCCCCTATGCGATGGAGCTGAGCAAAAAGGGCTTCAACGCCTTTGTTCTCCGCTATCGGGTCGGGCAAGGCGGCAATATTGCCACCAACGATCTTGCGGCTTCGTTGTCGTATATTCTCGCCAATGCCGAAGCCCTTGGCGTAAGCACGGAAAATTATTCGCTCTGGGGTAGTTCGGCAGGCGCAAGGATGGTGGCCTATATCGGTTCACACGGCGCTGCCGGATTCGGCGACGGCAATCTCCCCGACCCGTCCACCATAGTTATGGCCTACACGGGACATTCGGCCTTTTCCAAAAGTGACCCCCCAACCTTTGTCACGGTGAGCGCGAATGATCGCATCGTGAATATTGCAACCGTTGAAAAACGTGTCCAGGCCATGCGTGAAGCGGGGATCGAGGTGGAGTATCTCAAATTCCGAAATGCCGGTCACGGCTTTGGCCTGGGCGTGGGAACGGATGCTGAAGGGTGGTTCGAGCAGGCGATCCGTTTTTGGGGGAAACATATTCATTGA
- a CDS encoding Relaxase/mobilization nuclease family protein: MISRHISIAPEHDNYARLARYIAGEEKGRAPSIMWCVGGMGSDDYRETIREATDVQRMHTRSEKSKSYHLIVSFRPEDEHLLTPKILREIERRFADCLGLADHQRHCAVHTDTENMHLHVAYNLIHPERYTRHEPFGDFDKRDALCRALEKEYGLRIDNGKDRDRPGRANEKACAVEKHQGKQSFASYVEEHKPAIMGGLKAAETWQDAHRLLKQYGLALRAKANGFALVNIHANHGLKASALDRSISKGNLVKRFGEFEQPDPDLAPPELARYSGKPIQRSPACEALRAECDRYIEARIEGLEALKARQKEDIEAIRAKWAAKQDQVAALSIHKRNRRSLAQFARQKEKEEIAAVRLSHYTERDQYHADNPYLDWPQFLIQQAELGNRAALGVLRAREEHFGPDANTPAPIHENDRSVIPYREMLELRADYAGKNMTVVADTDLARHNRNRLKAYLRMDEVIKELRLKIPDKELMDPARRVTKKGTVIFELAGGGVVRDAGQEINFSPLDETAVKLAQAYARKKWGTRTISDRGRIVFDSREPEKSTPLPGPDFPGSGHSPDDGRPATLPEEKRRNKGLSR; this comes from the coding sequence GTGATAAGCCGCCATATCTCCATAGCGCCGGAGCATGATAACTACGCCAGACTCGCCCGGTATATCGCGGGCGAGGAAAAGGGCCGCGCTCCTTCTATCATGTGGTGCGTCGGCGGTATGGGGAGTGACGATTACAGGGAGACGATCAGGGAGGCGACAGACGTTCAGCGCATGCACACCCGGTCAGAAAAAAGCAAGAGCTATCACCTGATAGTTTCTTTTCGGCCCGAGGACGAACATCTGCTGACCCCAAAAATCCTGCGGGAAATAGAACGGCGCTTTGCCGACTGTTTGGGCCTTGCAGACCATCAGCGGCATTGCGCCGTTCATACCGACACCGAAAACATGCACCTGCATGTCGCCTACAACCTCATTCATCCCGAGCGCTACACCCGGCATGAGCCTTTCGGCGACTTCGACAAACGCGACGCCCTGTGCCGCGCTCTGGAGAAAGAATACGGCCTTCGCATCGACAACGGCAAGGACCGGGACCGGCCTGGCCGCGCCAACGAAAAAGCCTGCGCCGTCGAAAAGCATCAGGGCAAACAGTCTTTCGCTTCCTATGTCGAGGAACACAAACCGGCCATCATGGGCGGCCTGAAAGCCGCCGAAACATGGCAGGACGCGCACCGGCTCTTGAAACAGTACGGCCTTGCGCTGCGGGCGAAGGCCAACGGCTTCGCGCTGGTCAACATTCACGCCAACCACGGCCTGAAAGCCAGCGCTCTTGACCGTTCCATATCCAAGGGGAATCTTGTCAAACGATTCGGAGAGTTTGAGCAGCCGGACCCGGACCTTGCCCCCCCGGAGCTTGCCCGGTACAGCGGCAAGCCAATCCAGCGCTCCCCGGCCTGTGAAGCCCTCCGTGCCGAATGCGACAGGTACATTGAAGCCCGCATTGAAGGGCTGGAAGCGCTCAAGGCACGGCAAAAGGAAGACATTGAGGCCATCCGGGCGAAATGGGCCGCGAAGCAGGACCAAGTCGCCGCGCTCTCCATCCACAAGCGGAACCGGCGCAGCCTGGCGCAGTTCGCCCGCCAGAAAGAGAAAGAGGAAATCGCCGCTGTCCGTCTGAGCCATTACACCGAGCGCGACCAGTACCACGCGGATAATCCGTACCTTGATTGGCCGCAATTTCTGATTCAACAGGCCGAGCTTGGAAACCGGGCCGCGCTTGGCGTTCTCCGGGCGCGAGAAGAACACTTTGGTCCTGACGCCAACACGCCCGCGCCCATCCACGAGAACGACAGATCGGTTATTCCCTACCGTGAAATGTTGGAGTTGCGGGCGGATTATGCCGGAAAAAACATGACGGTCGTCGCGGATACCGACCTTGCCCGCCATAACCGCAACCGCCTGAAAGCGTATCTCCGCATGGATGAAGTCATTAAGGAACTGCGGCTGAAAATCCCGGACAAGGAGCTGATGGACCCGGCCCGGAGAGTGACCAAGAAAGGAACCGTCATTTTCGAGTTGGCGGGCGGCGGTGTTGTCCGCGACGCCGGTCAGGAAATCAACTTTTCTCCCCTGGACGAAACAGCGGTCAAGCTGGCCCAAGCATACGCCCGCAAAAAATGGGGAACCAGAACCATATCCGACCGGGGCCGGATTGTCTTCGACAGCCGGGAACCGGAAAAATCCACTCCGCTCCCGGGCCCGGATTTTCCGGGCTCGGGGCATTCCCCTGATGATGGCCGACCGGCCACACTTCCAGAAGAAAAACGCAGGAACAAGGGATTGTCGCGGTAA
- a CDS encoding conserved hypothetical protein (Evidence 4 : Homologs of previously reported genes of unknown function) codes for MNFYPFNDIETISPRPMLFIMGENAHSRSFTEDAHSRAAEPKELITVANAGHFDLYDKIDLIPFDKLEKFFRDSLK; via the coding sequence ATGAACTTTTACCCTTTCAACGATATCGAAACAATCTCTCCGCGTCCGATGCTTTTTATTATGGGAGAAAACGCCCATTCGCGTTCGTTTACGGAAGACGCCCACAGCCGGGCGGCAGAACCGAAAGAACTCATAACCGTTGCGAATGCCGGTCACTTTGATCTCTATGACAAGATCGACCTGATTCCGTTTGACAAATTGGAGAAATTTTTCCGAGATAGCCTGAAATAA
- a CDS encoding hypothetical protein (Evidence 5 : No homology to any previously reported sequences): MGDTKEKQPGSIYYALFIPSQGKYFIIFPDFCHALPRVSTLEECPHAARELLNNILLRHLIDREPLPVPSCRRVAEANTLDYIRRVSYPLDGDAPICAIPYDRKTFDHMAARVTAFRASASGGNNATTRR; this comes from the coding sequence ATGGGAGATACCAAGGAAAAACAACCCGGCAGCATTTATTACGCGCTCTTTATCCCGTCGCAGGGTAAATATTTCATTATTTTCCCTGACTTCTGTCACGCCCTACCGAGGGTTTCCACGCTGGAAGAATGCCCCCACGCGGCGCGGGAACTTCTCAACAATATTCTATTGCGCCACCTGATAGACCGGGAACCGCTCCCGGTTCCGTCCTGCCGTCGCGTAGCGGAAGCAAACACCCTCGACTATATCCGGCGTGTTTCCTACCCGCTCGACGGTGACGCGCCAATCTGCGCCATTCCTTACGACCGTAAAACCTTCGACCATATGGCCGCACGGGTTACAGCGTTTCGCGCATCAGCCAGCGGGGGGAATAATGCCACAACACGCCGTTGA
- a CDS encoding hypothetical protein (Evidence 5 : No homology to any previously reported sequences) gives MAEHIPNQDVIELEQKARELTALLFRVCEKRLLAHPGEPSTEYLALASSALTLKKAIDAFLAVEKICE, from the coding sequence ATGGCTGAACATATCCCAAACCAAGACGTTATTGAGCTTGAGCAAAAAGCAAGGGAATTGACAGCCCTTTTATTCAGAGTGTGCGAAAAACGCCTTTTGGCGCATCCGGGGGAACCCTCTACGGAATACCTTGCCTTGGCGTCTTCCGCACTGACTTTGAAAAAAGCCATCGACGCCTTTCTGGCGGTGGAAAAAATCTGCGAATAA
- a CDS encoding Putative plasmid conjugal transfer protein (fragment) (Evidence 3 : Function proposed based on presence of conserved amino acid motif, structural feature or limited homology), with the protein MVSTGQPVKSLEHVEERLELRRLKGLLGNIGGLLKQAIAAEAADRAEVSRLLRQIDERQRSIQALIDRIT; encoded by the coding sequence TTGGTCAGCACCGGCCAGCCGGTGAAAAGCCTTGAGCACGTTGAGGAACGTCTGGAACTCCGCAGACTGAAAGGATTACTTGGTAATATCGGCGGTTTGCTGAAGCAAGCCATTGCTGCGGAAGCGGCGGACCGCGCCGAAGTATCGCGCCTGTTGCGCCAGATCGACGAGCGACAGCGCTCCATTCAAGCTCTTATAGACAGGATAACGTGA
- a CDS encoding NADPH-dependent FMN reductase, with the protein MKVLLVNGSPNAQGCTFTALSEVAETLNKEGIETHIFQLGKKPISGCIACFKCQQKPGRCAINDIVNDFVEMARETDGFVFGSPVYFSSATGSITSFMDRAFFCPERSMFHLKPAAAVVSARRAGTTATFDQLNKYFTICQMPIIASSYWNMVHGFTPEDVRQDLEGLQIMRNLGRNMAWFLRCKEAGIAAGVPFPEKEEQILTNFHGIRHPGS; encoded by the coding sequence ATGAAAGTATTACTGGTTAACGGCAGTCCGAACGCTCAAGGCTGTACATTTACCGCTTTGAGCGAAGTAGCGGAAACCTTGAACAAGGAAGGAATCGAAACGCACATATTCCAGTTGGGGAAAAAGCCCATTTCCGGCTGTATTGCCTGCTTCAAATGCCAACAGAAGCCGGGCCGGTGCGCCATCAACGACATTGTGAACGACTTTGTGGAGATGGCGCGGGAAACTGACGGTTTTGTGTTCGGCTCCCCCGTATATTTCTCTTCGGCAACCGGAAGCATCACCTCGTTTATGGACAGGGCTTTTTTCTGTCCGGAAAGAAGCATGTTCCATCTGAAACCCGCTGCGGCAGTAGTTTCCGCTCGTCGGGCCGGAACTACCGCCACATTTGACCAACTGAACAAGTATTTCACCATCTGCCAGATGCCCATAATTGCATCTTCCTACTGGAACATGGTGCATGGCTTCACCCCGGAAGACGTACGACAAGATTTGGAAGGCTTGCAGATTATGCGGAACCTTGGGCGCAATATGGCTTGGTTCCTGCGCTGTAAGGAGGCCGGGATTGCCGCCGGAGTGCCGTTCCCTGAAAAAGAGGAACAGATTTTGACAAACTTCCACGGCATCCGGCATCCTGGCTCATGA
- a CDS encoding Major capsid protein, which produces MWTPFKVIALPFEEKAGIAGTLVELKKVLDARDEEIKSTLTKMADDVKTKGDKADYEQFARKLDELGAKAQEVATQMLALEQKLARPIGGSLHQFKSLGQHVIENDAVKAMMEGKSIHATVNLKSLETKDITSGTASAGALVQPERLGLISPPEQPLLVRGLLMPGTTTSNALEYPREKLFTNSAAPQTAELAVKAQSDITFEMVSTTVKTIAHFMYASKQIMDDAPQLASYINGRLLYGLKLAEEQQILLGDGTGQNLLGIMPQATAYNAALETALAIQNKNKMDVLRVAMLQVQLALYPPSGIVLHPTDWAGITLTKDANGNYLIANPQSTVSQMLWSLPVVPSMSMPQGQFLVGAFMLAAQLFDREQANIAISFEDRDNFVKNAVTIRAEAAYAVR; this is translated from the coding sequence TTGTGGACTCCTTTCAAAGTTATTGCACTTCCCTTTGAGGAAAAGGCCGGTATTGCCGGTACGCTTGTGGAACTGAAAAAGGTTCTGGACGCGCGGGACGAAGAGATTAAGTCAACGCTGACTAAAATGGCCGACGACGTAAAAACCAAAGGCGACAAGGCCGATTACGAACAGTTTGCCCGCAAGCTGGACGAACTCGGCGCCAAGGCTCAGGAAGTCGCAACACAGATGCTGGCCCTTGAACAGAAGCTGGCCCGCCCCATTGGCGGCTCACTGCATCAGTTCAAGAGCCTTGGTCAGCACGTCATTGAAAACGACGCCGTCAAGGCCATGATGGAAGGCAAGAGCATTCATGCCACTGTCAACCTGAAAAGCCTTGAAACCAAGGACATCACCAGCGGTACGGCAAGCGCCGGGGCGCTGGTGCAGCCTGAGCGCCTGGGCCTTATCTCTCCGCCGGAGCAGCCCCTGCTTGTACGCGGTTTACTTATGCCCGGCACCACAACCAGCAACGCGCTGGAATACCCGCGTGAAAAGCTGTTCACCAACAGCGCCGCACCGCAAACGGCTGAACTTGCCGTAAAGGCTCAGTCCGACATCACCTTTGAAATGGTGAGCACCACGGTCAAGACCATTGCGCACTTCATGTACGCATCCAAGCAGATCATGGACGATGCTCCCCAGCTTGCCAGCTACATCAACGGCCGTCTCCTTTACGGCCTGAAGCTGGCCGAAGAACAGCAGATCCTGCTGGGCGACGGCACCGGCCAGAACCTGCTGGGCATCATGCCCCAAGCCACGGCCTATAACGCCGCTCTGGAAACCGCCCTGGCTATCCAGAATAAAAACAAGATGGATGTGCTGCGTGTCGCCATGCTTCAGGTCCAGCTTGCTCTGTACCCGCCCTCCGGCATTGTGCTGCATCCCACAGATTGGGCAGGCATTACCCTGACCAAGGACGCCAACGGCAACTACCTGATCGCCAACCCGCAAAGCACAGTGTCGCAAATGCTGTGGAGCCTGCCGGTTGTGCCTTCCATGTCCATGCCTCAAGGCCAGTTCCTTGTGGGTGCGTTCATGCTGGCGGCGCAGCTCTTTGACCGGGAGCAGGCCAACATCGCCATCTCCTTTGAGGACCGCGACAACTTCGTGAAGAACGCCGTCACCATCCGCGCGGAAGCGGCATACGCGGTTCGGTAA
- a CDS encoding conserved hypothetical protein (Evidence 4 : Homologs of previously reported genes of unknown function), giving the protein MPRILSLAAERAKLWYRHPRKCPALGVAGKRVRRSERREAYQRVIEAILFHLDLASMCCGSPTLNNGFVDVSMAALVKSSGMSQRRCERAIADLVSAGFMKVEQPRCINDQGEYVGLRAIRVVTVLFFEYLGLGEMLARERRKATARLQRKAASANKSLANLMERLKGKMMRSPRRHRKLPDAELFEQRRVWGMKWGDFIKAGVDPPEAQRLTNLALGFPPDFSPGQLA; this is encoded by the coding sequence TTGCCGCGCATCCTCTCACTCGCGGCGGAACGCGCCAAACTATGGTATCGGCACCCCCGCAAATGTCCGGCGTTAGGTGTGGCCGGGAAGCGCGTCAGGCGTAGCGAAAGGCGGGAAGCCTACCAGCGCGTCATTGAGGCGATTTTATTCCACCTCGATTTAGCCAGCATGTGTTGTGGCTCCCCCACGCTGAATAATGGGTTTGTGGACGTGAGCATGGCGGCGCTCGTCAAATCCTCCGGCATGAGTCAGCGCCGCTGTGAAAGAGCCATTGCCGACCTTGTTTCGGCGGGCTTCATGAAGGTCGAGCAGCCGCGTTGCATCAACGACCAGGGCGAGTATGTGGGCCTTCGGGCAATCCGCGTTGTGACGGTCCTTTTCTTTGAATATCTCGGCCTTGGCGAAATGCTTGCGCGGGAGCGGCGCAAAGCCACGGCTCGGCTTCAGCGAAAAGCCGCCTCGGCCAACAAAAGCTTGGCGAACCTGATGGAACGCCTGAAAGGAAAAATGATGCGTTCCCCCCGCAGACACCGGAAACTGCCGGACGCAGAACTGTTCGAGCAACGCCGCGTATGGGGCATGAAATGGGGCGACTTCATAAAGGCGGGCGTTGACCCGCCCGAAGCGCAACGCCTTACCAATCTGGCGCTTGGCTTCCCCCCGGACTTCTCCCCCGGACAACTCGCCTGA
- a CDS encoding hypothetical protein (Evidence 5 : No homology to any previously reported sequences) → MLIIGKISDRKYICEVTHTEIEKFMNLYYNNMKKFEVGDEVDLGKGYDFSVQTQNAMKKTEDFIAGNKEIIEAILNGISVVGYASQPEEKAE, encoded by the coding sequence ATGCTAATTATAGGCAAAATATCTGACAGGAAATATATCTGCGAAGTTACTCATACAGAAATAGAAAAGTTCATGAACCTTTATTATAACAATATGAAAAAGTTTGAAGTTGGCGATGAAGTCGACCTTGGGAAAGGCTATGACTTTTCGGTACAAACCCAAAACGCCATGAAGAAAACAGAAGACTTCATTGCTGGGAACAAGGAAATAATAGAAGCCATTCTTAACGGCATCAGTGTCGTTGGTTATGCCTCACAGCCGGAAGAAAAGGCTGAATAA
- a CDS encoding conserved exported hypothetical protein (Evidence 4 : Homologs of previously reported genes of unknown function) produces MKIYCTLALVLVLFQSGTASANVQEPPAWLTNAIVRFESSGNPRAICFNTISLPAPTPEDAARIRRELDALGLKYAAASSKITVELQSLYPATEEEGRRLVKRADALGLSIDIGLGQINIQHPRKHGFAAEDLMDPDVNLRWCRKLLADELRRHGPNWRAVGYYHSPDPERGRRYAWSIYNTARRIEGEKRHGKANRTVERNHGIPDAGGIRGSDGQRQTGANIPVKIPEVGQHRPAGEKP; encoded by the coding sequence ATGAAGATATATTGCACACTGGCTCTGGTCCTCGTTCTGTTCCAGAGTGGGACCGCCAGCGCCAACGTCCAGGAACCGCCCGCATGGCTGACCAATGCCATTGTCCGTTTTGAATCGTCGGGCAATCCTCGGGCAATCTGTTTCAATACAATCTCGCTTCCGGCCCCAACGCCGGAGGACGCGGCCCGCATCCGGCGAGAGCTGGACGCCCTCGGCCTAAAATACGCCGCCGCCTCTTCAAAAATTACGGTGGAACTACAATCGCTCTACCCGGCAACCGAAGAGGAAGGCCGCAGACTCGTAAAACGGGCTGACGCCCTTGGACTGTCCATCGACATCGGCCTTGGACAAATCAACATCCAGCACCCCCGAAAGCATGGTTTCGCCGCCGAAGACCTGATGGACCCGGACGTTAATCTGCGCTGGTGCCGTAAACTGCTGGCCGACGAATTGAGACGGCACGGGCCGAACTGGCGGGCGGTCGGCTATTACCACAGCCCGGACCCGGAACGCGGGCGGCGGTATGCCTGGAGTATCTACAATACAGCAAGGAGGATTGAGGGGGAAAAGAGGCATGGCAAGGCAAACCGCACGGTTGAAAGGAATCACGGCATACCTGACGCCGGAGGAATACGAGGCAGTGACGGCCAGCGCCAGACGGGCGCGAATATCCCGGTCAAAATTCCTGAAGTTGGTCAGCACCGGCCAGCCGGTGAAAAGCCTTGA
- a CDS encoding hypothetical protein (Evidence 5 : No homology to any previously reported sequences) yields the protein MSRIPGNTNDKRFPCRKVEGKWLCRMCGTELSGRKTSFCGRRCLRDFFMQTDWTRVRKVIFARDGGVPLAAGGDEWDLNNLELSCPRCNIIKGAKLDG from the coding sequence ATGAGCCGCATCCCCGGAAACACAAACGACAAGCGGTTCCCGTGCCGGAAGGTGGAAGGCAAATGGCTCTGCCGAATGTGCGGAACGGAACTGTCAGGCCGGAAGACATCCTTCTGTGGCCGCCGCTGCCTGCGGGACTTCTTCATGCAAACGGACTGGACGCGGGTTCGCAAGGTCATCTTCGCCAGGGACGGCGGTGTTCCCCTGGCCGCAGGCGGTGACGAATGGGACTTGAACAATCTCGAACTCTCATGCCCACGATGCAACATCATCAAGGGCGCGAAACTGGACGGGTGA
- a CDS encoding conserved hypothetical protein (Evidence 4 : Homologs of previously reported genes of unknown function) has product MLIHAGKNVDKDAVDFLACIGLMMFEQPMPDTYQTGGIVGALIFQGEGTNRFSSWREEGLNHWAIERAWPVPFHPCKGQLGFFRVDYPHDIKALA; this is encoded by the coding sequence GTGCTTATCCATGCCGGGAAAAACGTGGACAAGGACGCGGTAGATTTCTTGGCCTGCATTGGCTTGATGATGTTTGAGCAACCCATGCCCGACACTTACCAGACAGGCGGCATTGTCGGTGCTCTGATTTTCCAGGGAGAAGGAACAAACCGCTTTTCCTCCTGGCGCGAAGAAGGCCTGAACCATTGGGCCATAGAACGAGCATGGCCGGTTCCATTCCACCCCTGCAAGGGCCAGCTTGGATTTTTCCGAGTTGATTATCCCCACGACATCAAGGCGCTTGCATGA
- a CDS encoding conserved exported hypothetical protein (Evidence 4 : Homologs of previously reported genes of unknown function) produces the protein MIKRRLLKMLTGLVLLAAVLFGGGYGYMHTAKFGAFPEGARLQKIEASPNYRDGEFRNLEPIPTSTSNKGGVIKGLFRALTAEKDRPRPEKPIPSVKTNLACLDRYEDLVIWLGHSSFYMQLAGHAILIDPVFSDNAAPVPFANEAFQGTNVYTPDDMPGIDVLLITHDHWDHLDYPTVMKLKGKIAKVVCPLGVGAHFERWGFEPSTILELDWNEYLNLKNDLRIHALPARHYSGRTLTRNKSLWAAYALTSANRKIYVSGDSGYGSHFREAGEAFSGFDLAVLDSGQYNEAWRYVHMMPEDAVQATADLQAGSLLPAHAGKFSIARHSWDDPFIRLARAMEQKPVPLLTPKIGEPVPLDSTEHRFSQWWKEGSATNE, from the coding sequence ATGATAAAAAGGCGGCTCCTCAAAATGCTTACCGGGCTTGTACTGCTTGCGGCTGTTCTTTTCGGCGGTGGCTACGGCTACATGCACACTGCAAAATTCGGAGCCTTCCCGGAGGGAGCCAGACTTCAAAAAATTGAAGCCTCACCAAACTATCGTGACGGCGAATTCCGCAACCTGGAGCCGATCCCCACCTCCACCAGCAACAAGGGTGGCGTGATAAAAGGGTTGTTCCGGGCGCTTACAGCGGAAAAAGACCGCCCACGCCCGGAAAAGCCCATCCCTTCGGTCAAAACGAACCTGGCATGTCTGGACAGGTATGAAGACCTGGTAATCTGGCTTGGCCACTCTTCCTTTTACATGCAGCTCGCCGGTCATGCGATTCTGATTGATCCGGTTTTCAGCGATAATGCTGCTCCGGTTCCCTTTGCCAATGAAGCGTTCCAGGGAACAAATGTGTATACCCCTGATGATATGCCGGGCATCGACGTCCTTTTGATCACGCACGATCATTGGGATCATCTTGATTATCCCACGGTGATGAAGCTCAAGGGGAAAATTGCCAAAGTAGTCTGCCCTCTGGGCGTTGGAGCGCACTTCGAGCGGTGGGGCTTTGAGCCGTCCACAATCCTTGAACTGGATTGGAATGAATATCTGAATCTGAAAAACGATTTGCGAATTCATGCGCTTCCTGCCAGGCATTATTCCGGAAGAACACTCACCCGTAACAAGAGCTTGTGGGCTGCCTACGCCCTGACCAGTGCGAACCGCAAAATTTATGTCAGCGGTGACAGCGGCTATGGCTCCCACTTTAGGGAGGCCGGGGAGGCGTTCAGCGGCTTCGATCTGGCCGTGCTCGACAGCGGCCAATACAACGAGGCGTGGCGTTACGTTCACATGATGCCGGAAGACGCTGTGCAGGCCACGGCAGACCTTCAGGCCGGATCGCTTCTCCCCGCCCATGCGGGCAAATTCTCGATTGCCCGGCATTCCTGGGATGATCCGTTTATCCGGCTTGCGCGGGCAATGGAGCAAAAACCGGTTCCCTTGCTCACCCCCAAAATCGGAGAGCCGGTTCCACTCGATTCGACGGAACACCGTTTCTCGCAGTGGTGGAAAGAAGGCTCTGCGACAAACGAATAG